The following proteins come from a genomic window of Gottfriedia acidiceleris:
- a CDS encoding substrate-binding domain-containing protein, producing the protein MTTELFYTIEEVSQFLKVSKLTIYDLVKKGELPIFRVGRQMRIAANDLDNYIKNNKTNQNTTLLTSVFEPRRSDPKESNHVVISGQDLVLDMLGKQIEKNSRYKSLRSFTGSLNSLISMYNGECDIVSLHLFDGDTGEYNVPYLKKILVGHPFILFNLLSRKAGLYVKKGNPLKITSWKDLERKDIKIVNREKGSGARILLDEQLRINEISSKNINGYEHEESNHLSVASAVSTGVADVGIGIEKAAKIVGIDFIPLITEQYDLVILKTPSNEQLISIVTEILQSNQFQSEVYSLGDYDISRTGKIIFQTN; encoded by the coding sequence ATGACGACGGAACTTTTCTATACTATCGAAGAAGTCTCACAGTTTTTAAAAGTATCGAAATTAACCATTTATGACCTTGTCAAGAAAGGTGAATTACCTATATTCCGTGTAGGAAGACAGATGAGAATAGCAGCAAATGACTTGGACAATTACATAAAAAACAATAAAACAAATCAAAACACCACATTACTTACCTCTGTTTTTGAACCTCGCAGAAGCGATCCAAAAGAATCAAATCATGTTGTTATTAGTGGACAAGATTTAGTTTTAGACATGCTCGGTAAACAGATCGAGAAAAACTCAAGATATAAATCTTTAAGATCTTTTACTGGAAGCTTAAACAGTCTTATTTCCATGTATAATGGAGAATGTGACATCGTTAGCCTCCACCTTTTTGACGGAGATACAGGAGAGTATAATGTACCATATCTTAAAAAAATTTTAGTGGGTCATCCATTTATTTTATTCAATCTGCTATCTAGGAAAGCAGGTTTATACGTTAAAAAAGGTAACCCTTTAAAGATTACCTCTTGGAAAGACTTAGAACGTAAAGATATAAAGATTGTAAATAGAGAGAAAGGTTCAGGTGCGCGAATTCTTCTCGATGAACAGCTACGTATCAACGAGATTTCTTCTAAAAATATTAACGGATATGAACATGAAGAGAGCAATCACTTAAGCGTGGCCTCCGCTGTCTCAACTGGAGTAGCAGATGTTGGAATCGGAATTGAAAAAGCTGCTAAAATTGTAGGAATTGATTTTATTCCACTAATAACAGAACAATATGACCTGGTTATATTAAAAACCCCTTCAAATGAACAACTGATCAGTATTGTCACAGAGATTTTACAATCAAATCAGTTTCAATCAGAGGTTTATTCTTTAGGAGATTATGATATTTCTAGGACAGGGAAAATTATATTTCAGACAAATTAA
- a CDS encoding universal stress protein: MLDVCSRIVVPYDNSELSKKALEMAITMAKQDKSIELNVITVFHVPVDVTYYGTLNVEEIRQTEYDIAKIALNAVDQKLKELPNSTKTFVLEGIPSGTIVDFINNNKADLVVMGSRGLSKLKELFLGSVSHYVVQKVACPVFIVK, encoded by the coding sequence ATGTTAGATGTATGTTCAAGAATTGTAGTTCCGTATGATAATTCTGAGCTAAGTAAAAAGGCTTTGGAAATGGCAATTACGATGGCAAAACAAGATAAAAGTATCGAATTGAATGTAATTACAGTATTTCATGTACCTGTTGATGTTACTTACTATGGTACTTTGAATGTGGAAGAGATTCGCCAAACAGAATACGATATAGCAAAAATAGCTCTTAATGCAGTAGATCAAAAGCTGAAAGAACTTCCTAACAGTACAAAAACATTTGTATTGGAAGGAATCCCTTCTGGTACGATTGTTGATTTTATCAATAATAATAAAGCCGATCTTGTTGTAATGGGAAGTCGTGGATTGAGTAAACTGAAAGAGTTGTTCTTAGGAAGCGTCAGTCATTATGTTGTGCAAAAAGTTGCTTGTCCAGTATTCATTGTTAAATAA
- a CDS encoding ABC transporter permease, protein MQTLRMALKSIKGNKVRAFLTMLGIIIGVSSVIVMVAIGQGSTKEVQDQIGSLGTNVLTVSVTGSDVTFKEDDANQLKEISDVEAIAPTVSGRVTVKNGQTNAQVSMTGTTSPYLKVRDLELQSGRFIADLDNDNHSKIAVLGSSTARTLFGFGNPVGQYVKVNGTSFRVVGVLQSVGSSLGTSGDSTIFVPLSTAQRLASTSSIGSVYVKVHNENMINFTLRRIEQKMLTIIGDEDSYSVSSPEDLMETASSVNKTMTLMLGGSAAISLIVGGIGIMNIMLVSVSERTKEIGIRKAIGAKRGSILLQFLIESMVLSALGGIIGVVIGVISAKIFTITTGTAIAYSIPVMLLSFVFSLLVGIVFGVFPANKASKLDPIQALRYE, encoded by the coding sequence TTGCAGACACTGAGAATGGCGCTTAAGAGCATTAAAGGAAATAAAGTAAGAGCCTTCCTAACGATGCTAGGTATAATTATCGGTGTATCCTCCGTTATTGTGATGGTTGCGATTGGACAAGGATCAACGAAAGAAGTGCAAGATCAAATAGGAAGCTTAGGTACAAATGTATTAACAGTAAGTGTTACTGGCTCAGATGTAACTTTTAAAGAAGATGATGCCAATCAACTTAAGGAAATTAGTGATGTTGAAGCAATTGCTCCGACTGTCTCTGGAAGAGTAACTGTAAAAAACGGACAAACGAACGCGCAAGTGTCAATGACAGGAACAACTTCACCTTATTTAAAAGTTCGTGATTTGGAGCTGCAATCAGGGCGATTTATCGCAGATTTAGATAATGATAATCACTCAAAAATAGCAGTACTTGGTTCAAGCACAGCACGAACATTATTCGGTTTTGGAAATCCAGTTGGTCAATACGTTAAAGTGAATGGGACATCATTTAGAGTTGTTGGGGTACTTCAATCAGTTGGTAGTTCATTAGGTACAAGTGGGGACAGTACAATTTTTGTTCCGCTTAGCACAGCTCAGCGCTTGGCATCTACTTCTTCAATTGGTTCTGTTTATGTAAAAGTACATAATGAAAATATGATTAATTTTACATTGCGTAGAATCGAACAAAAGATGTTAACGATTATTGGCGATGAAGATAGCTATAGCGTTTCGAGTCCAGAGGATTTAATGGAAACTGCTTCATCTGTTAATAAAACGATGACATTAATGCTAGGTGGAAGTGCTGCGATCTCACTTATTGTTGGTGGTATCGGTATTATGAATATTATGCTTGTATCGGTTTCAGAACGTACAAAAGAAATCGGTATACGAAAAGCAATTGGAGCAAAGCGTGGAAGTATTCTTCTTCAATTCCTGATTGAATCAATGGTATTAAGTGCACTTGGAGGAATAATAGGCGTTGTAATAGGCGTTATTAGTGCAAAAATATTCACTATAACGACTGGAACAGCAATTGCATATTCTATACCAGTTATGCTGTTATCATTTGTATTCTCTTTATTAGTTGGAATCGTATTTGGTGTTTTTCCAGCAAATAAAGCGTCTAAGCTTGATCCAATTCAAGCTCTTCGATATGAATAG
- a CDS encoding universal stress protein, with translation MLTVCSKIVVPYDNSELGKKALVTAMNIAKQDEEIELIVIIVVNIPYTVSYYRMMLEAEISAAQEILNEIEKKLNSLPNKTKSFVLEGNPTETIVNFVKQEDADLVVMGSRGLSGLKEIFLGSVSHYVLQKATCPVLIVK, from the coding sequence ATGTTAACTGTATGTTCCAAAATTGTAGTTCCATATGATAATTCTGAATTAGGCAAAAAGGCATTAGTAACTGCAATGAATATAGCAAAACAAGATGAAGAGATAGAATTGATAGTTATTATAGTTGTAAATATTCCTTATACCGTCTCGTATTACCGAATGATGCTTGAGGCAGAGATCTCAGCAGCTCAGGAAATACTTAATGAAATTGAGAAAAAGTTAAATTCTCTGCCAAACAAGACAAAATCATTTGTTTTGGAAGGTAACCCTACTGAAACGATTGTGAATTTCGTTAAGCAGGAAGACGCCGATCTGGTTGTGATGGGAAGTCGTGGTTTGAGTGGATTAAAAGAAATTTTCTTAGGTAGTGTCAGTCATTATGTATTGCAAAAAGCTACTTGTCCAGTATTAATCGTTAAATGA
- a CDS encoding LysR family transcriptional regulator, producing the protein MKIEQLSHLCEVLESGSFTIAAQKFFIKEADMKESIISLEIEFGIELIEYENESKVVPSVGCLQIISHIKEIVRNCREIEEEIKSLHKKSSVNTMYDVCLF; encoded by the coding sequence ATGAAAATTGAACAATTAAGTCATCTTTGTGAAGTTTTAGAGAGTGGTTCCTTTACGATTGCAGCACAGAAATTTTTTATTAAAGAGGCTGACATGAAAGAATCAATCATTAGTTTAGAAATTGAATTTGGCATAGAGCTAATTGAGTATGAAAACGAATCGAAAGTTGTGCCTTCAGTTGGTTGTTTACAAATTATTTCACATATAAAAGAAATCGTAAGGAATTGTCGGGAAATTGAAGAGGAAATTAAATCCTTACATAAAAAATCTTCTGTTAATACAATGTATGATGTGTGTTTGTTTTAA
- a CDS encoding SPFH domain-containing protein produces the protein MNGLRSLIAGGVIIIGGIIYAIGGMSHISVGSIGIEKHMSGEITEVPQGFHWTGWGVSVQEYPTYTQSLVLSSDKHEGGSSDQEWSVGTGDQQELPVNTNLTWKISTKNVANLYQSVGGKDISYIKNNIVKPTMKNVVNKITHKYSWNDIKGSKQADITEEINIALDQELAKQGIEVGTFGFTHVGSPAGMAQSQAQLATSELNVKKALADQEKAKIENQTKILNAEADAKANRILSDSLTPGLLKKMEMDARQKWGWVTVQGGTPLVQAK, from the coding sequence GTGAACGGATTGAGAAGTCTGATTGCAGGCGGAGTTATTATAATTGGAGGTATTATTTACGCAATTGGTGGTATGTCGCATATAAGTGTTGGTAGTATTGGTATTGAGAAACATATGAGTGGAGAAATTACTGAAGTCCCCCAAGGTTTCCATTGGACTGGTTGGGGAGTTTCAGTACAAGAATATCCCACATATACACAATCATTAGTTTTATCAAGTGACAAACACGAAGGTGGTAGTTCTGATCAAGAATGGTCAGTAGGTACTGGAGATCAGCAAGAACTACCTGTTAATACAAACTTAACATGGAAAATTTCAACTAAAAATGTAGCTAATCTTTATCAATCAGTAGGTGGAAAAGATATTAGTTACATCAAAAATAACATCGTCAAACCTACAATGAAAAATGTTGTTAACAAAATTACACACAAATATAGTTGGAACGACATTAAAGGTTCAAAACAAGCTGATATTACTGAAGAAATCAATATTGCTCTAGATCAGGAACTTGCAAAACAAGGTATTGAAGTCGGCACTTTTGGATTTACCCACGTAGGATCTCCCGCAGGTATGGCACAGTCACAAGCACAATTAGCAACTTCTGAATTGAACGTAAAAAAGGCATTAGCTGACCAAGAAAAAGCTAAGATTGAAAATCAAACAAAAATCCTAAATGCAGAAGCAGATGCTAAAGCAAATAGAATTTTATCAGACTCACTTACTCCAGGATTATTAAAGAAAATGGAAATGGATGCAAGACAAAAATGGGGTTGGGTTACTGTTCAAGGTGGGACACCTCTAGTTCAAGCAAAATAA
- a CDS encoding ABC transporter ATP-binding protein, which produces MTNFEPIIQIKNMTKMYELGGETVIALQSVSLDIQKGDFISVIGPSGSGKSTFMNMIGCLDRPDSGRYLIDNEDVGQMKSSQLATIRNEKIGFIFQNFNLIPKLTAVENVELPLIYRGMKTAERREIALSALKKVGLVDRANHLPTQLSGGQQQRVAIARALAGSPPILLADEPTGALDSKTSKEILEIMNLLNEQGHTIILITHDLEVAKQANRVVRIHDGNLYENGGEWFADTENGA; this is translated from the coding sequence ATGACTAACTTTGAGCCGATTATTCAAATAAAAAACATGACGAAAATGTATGAACTTGGCGGTGAAACAGTAATAGCTCTTCAGAGTGTATCGCTTGATATCCAAAAGGGTGATTTTATATCAGTCATCGGTCCATCAGGTTCAGGGAAGTCAACATTTATGAACATGATTGGATGCTTAGACCGACCCGATTCTGGTAGATATTTGATTGATAATGAAGATGTAGGGCAAATGAAGAGCTCGCAACTAGCGACTATACGAAATGAAAAGATTGGATTTATTTTTCAAAATTTCAATCTTATACCAAAGTTAACTGCAGTAGAAAATGTAGAACTTCCTCTCATTTATAGAGGGATGAAAACAGCTGAACGAAGAGAAATTGCTCTTTCGGCGTTAAAAAAAGTAGGATTAGTAGATCGAGCAAATCATTTACCTACACAATTATCAGGGGGGCAGCAGCAGCGTGTCGCAATTGCGCGTGCCCTTGCTGGAAGCCCTCCTATTTTACTAGCAGATGAACCGACGGGTGCTCTTGATAGTAAAACAAGTAAGGAAATTTTGGAGATTATGAATTTGTTAAATGAGCAAGGGCATACGATTATCTTAATTACACATGATTTAGAAGTAGCAAAACAAGCAAATCGTGTTGTGCGAATTCACGATGGCAATTTATACGAGAATGGAGGAGAATGGTTTGCAGACACTGAGAATGGCGCTTAA
- the modA gene encoding molybdate ABC transporter substrate-binding protein — MNKLYSLLLSITMILGLAVSGCSTNEQASKSAGKKQETVQKNVELTISAAASLQDALNDIKANFEKANPNVKINLNFGASGALQQQISQGAPVDLFFSAAEDKFNNLVQDGLIDKSQGKDVVGNELVLVVPKDTKKEINSFEDLTKADKISIGTPEAVPAGQYGKETLENLHVWKVIKGRVVYGKDVRQVLSYVETNNVDAGIVYKTDALTSTKVKIVSTAAENTHDPIIYPLGVIKNSKQPKEAKKFYEYLQNDESMKILEKYGFKGLN, encoded by the coding sequence ATGAACAAACTATATTCTTTATTATTATCGATAACGATGATATTAGGGCTAGCAGTATCTGGTTGTTCAACAAATGAACAAGCTTCTAAGTCTGCAGGCAAGAAACAAGAAACTGTTCAAAAGAATGTAGAATTAACGATCTCAGCAGCAGCTAGTTTACAGGATGCACTAAATGATATTAAAGCAAACTTTGAAAAAGCTAATCCTAATGTAAAAATAAACTTGAACTTTGGAGCATCGGGAGCATTACAACAACAAATTTCTCAAGGAGCACCAGTGGATCTTTTCTTCTCGGCTGCAGAGGATAAATTTAATAATTTAGTACAAGATGGTTTAATTGATAAGAGCCAAGGCAAAGATGTAGTTGGGAATGAACTGGTATTAGTTGTACCAAAAGATACAAAAAAAGAAATTAACTCTTTTGAAGATCTTACGAAAGCAGATAAAATCTCAATCGGTACGCCAGAAGCTGTACCAGCAGGACAATATGGTAAAGAAACATTGGAAAATTTACATGTTTGGAAAGTAATTAAAGGAAGAGTAGTTTATGGTAAGGATGTTAGACAAGTACTTTCTTATGTTGAAACAAATAATGTGGACGCAGGGATTGTATATAAGACAGATGCGCTGACATCGACAAAAGTTAAGATTGTATCAACAGCAGCTGAAAATACACATGATCCAATTATTTATCCGTTAGGCGTAATAAAGAATAGCAAGCAACCGAAAGAAGCTAAAAAATTCTATGAATATCTTCAAAATGATGAGTCTATGAAGATATTAGAGAAGTATGGGTTTAAAGGACTAAATTAA
- a CDS encoding DoxX family membrane protein translates to MVNKKVDGYDVVVSDNPVSNFLFNSSKSAWIWLLVRFYLGYEWLSAGWDKVNSDVWTGSKAGVVVKGFTQGALAKANSNMLHPDVTGWYASFLKHTVLPNAKFFSYLVAYGEVLVGLGLILGLLTGIAAFFGSLMSVSYLFAGTLSSNPLLFILATWLVLGWKVAGWYGLDRWALPFLGTPWEKIYKKDTKQVTNKV, encoded by the coding sequence ATGGTAAATAAAAAAGTAGACGGATATGATGTTGTTGTTTCTGATAATCCCGTTTCTAATTTTTTATTTAATAGTAGTAAATCTGCTTGGATTTGGTTACTTGTTCGTTTTTACTTGGGGTATGAGTGGCTTTCTGCTGGATGGGATAAAGTAAATTCAGATGTTTGGACTGGATCAAAAGCTGGTGTTGTAGTAAAAGGGTTTACTCAAGGAGCTTTAGCAAAAGCTAATTCTAATATGCTGCACCCAGATGTAACAGGTTGGTATGCTAGTTTTTTAAAGCATACGGTACTTCCAAATGCTAAATTCTTTTCTTATTTAGTAGCATATGGTGAAGTTCTTGTAGGATTAGGTTTAATATTAGGATTACTTACAGGAATTGCTGCATTTTTTGGTAGTTTAATGAGTGTAAGTTACTTATTTGCGGGAACACTTAGTTCTAATCCACTATTGTTTATTTTAGCTACATGGCTAGTTCTAGGGTGGAAAGTGGCGGGATGGTATGGTTTAGATCGTTGGGCTCTTCCATTTTTAGGGACGCCTTGGGAAAAAATTTATAAAAAAGATACAAAACAAGTTACTAATAAAGTGTAA
- a CDS encoding Ger(x)C family spore germination C-terminal domain-containing protein has translation MKKINNVLLIISLIPLLTGCWDRLPLRTLKLMDVAGLDLNESNKANLYYVDTKLKNSGQGSGEVKMGLTTLKGSSLLSAIGRGGYSNRVFYGVSTRVYLLSEKFAKEYPVSNLSFMLNAPYGAVDVPVVIFEGNLQKYLKDEVEKKEDFTKDLNDYIFTMESRKMIPSTSMMDIILSKRDKMEDLAIPVIKQSDNALELSGAYLYRQGVNTGVKLSKDQLTMMMMLLGKHFVRLNLTGDFLEKNKEKQLANQENKSEYAYAIKEIDSKTTVSKKSKGLPNVVIRVNLKINSYVIGTETIKFKKSNIHKMEKMLSKQMEGLAKSTIETLQKANCDVIGVGKEMKAYYSNEWKSVNWRKDYPQLSIHPKFEVQIINE, from the coding sequence TTGAAAAAAATTAATAATGTTTTATTAATTATATCATTAATTCCGCTATTGACTGGGTGTTGGGATCGATTGCCACTACGTACTCTTAAATTAATGGATGTTGCGGGTTTAGATTTGAATGAAAGTAATAAAGCTAATCTTTACTACGTTGATACTAAACTAAAAAACAGCGGACAAGGTAGTGGGGAGGTTAAAATGGGTCTTACAACACTTAAGGGGTCAAGTCTATTATCAGCAATTGGTAGAGGTGGTTATTCAAATCGAGTTTTTTATGGCGTTAGTACAAGGGTTTATCTGCTAAGTGAAAAGTTCGCAAAAGAGTATCCTGTCTCAAATCTATCTTTTATGCTAAATGCGCCGTATGGGGCAGTAGACGTCCCTGTTGTTATCTTTGAAGGAAATCTACAAAAATATTTAAAAGATGAAGTTGAAAAAAAAGAAGATTTTACAAAAGATTTAAATGACTATATTTTTACAATGGAGAGTAGAAAAATGATTCCATCTACTTCCATGATGGACATCATATTATCAAAAAGAGACAAGATGGAAGACCTTGCAATACCTGTTATTAAGCAGTCAGATAATGCGTTAGAATTAAGTGGTGCGTATTTATATAGACAGGGTGTAAACACTGGGGTGAAACTATCAAAAGACCAACTTACCATGATGATGATGCTATTAGGTAAGCATTTTGTTCGATTGAATCTGACAGGAGATTTCCTTGAAAAAAATAAGGAAAAACAGTTAGCGAATCAAGAGAACAAAAGCGAATATGCATATGCCATAAAAGAAATAGACTCAAAGACCACTGTTTCCAAAAAATCAAAGGGTTTGCCTAATGTAGTCATCCGAGTCAATTTAAAGATTAATTCATATGTGATTGGTACAGAAACAATTAAATTTAAGAAATCGAACATTCATAAGATGGAAAAAATGCTAAGTAAACAGATGGAAGGGTTAGCTAAATCCACGATTGAAACGTTGCAAAAAGCAAATTGTGACGTGATTGGTGTAGGGAAGGAAATGAAAGCATATTACTCAAATGAATGGAAATCAGTGAATTGGCGTAAAGATTATCCACAATTATCTATTCACCCGAAATTCGAAGTACAAATCATTAATGAATAA
- a CDS encoding efflux RND transporter periplasmic adaptor subunit encodes MKKWVIISFIVVAVGGGSGWFIYSKSQANQALNVMATAQTITAQKGKLEVAVTGSGSVTANTDEDVTAANTILVVDSVSVSSGESVDKGDTLVTFKNGDVVTAPKDGEITKVYVSSSSGASQGKVLMRMEDEDGVTLPITREDGDSSSNNSSTGGGSSLVADTVFVKEGSVVKTGDTLVKFTDGSILQAPVAGTITSLAVNSGDSVQSSATLAHITNYSSLETTISVDELDITKVKVGQSVKITASAFEGQTFDGIVTKVANEGTSTNGVSTFDVTVKIKNPKGLKIGMSTEASILIQSKADTLYVPVEAVYKNGNEKYVLVASSTNDAGESTKKVTVKTGISNDTNVEITSGLSEGESIEIPSVQSRGNSGGFMMQGGNFPGGGFQGGGSFGGRTTERIQTGGGQGGK; translated from the coding sequence TTGAAAAAGTGGGTTATTATTTCATTTATAGTTGTTGCTGTTGGAGGAGGAAGTGGTTGGTTCATATATAGTAAGAGTCAAGCAAATCAAGCCCTAAATGTGATGGCTACAGCACAAACAATTACGGCACAAAAAGGAAAGTTAGAAGTAGCTGTTACAGGATCGGGTTCGGTAACTGCAAATACTGATGAAGATGTTACTGCGGCAAATACAATACTAGTTGTGGATAGTGTAAGTGTTTCTTCTGGAGAATCAGTAGATAAGGGTGACACACTTGTGACATTTAAAAATGGTGATGTTGTTACGGCTCCAAAAGATGGAGAAATTACAAAGGTTTATGTAAGTAGCAGTAGCGGAGCATCGCAAGGAAAAGTTCTAATGCGTATGGAAGATGAAGATGGAGTCACATTACCGATAACCAGAGAAGATGGTGACAGTTCCTCAAATAACTCTAGTACTGGAGGAGGTAGTAGTTTAGTAGCGGATACTGTATTTGTGAAGGAAGGCTCAGTTGTAAAAACTGGTGACACACTAGTGAAATTTACAGATGGTAGTATCTTACAGGCTCCAGTTGCTGGTACAATTACTAGTCTTGCTGTTAATAGTGGAGATTCTGTACAAAGCTCTGCGACATTGGCACATATAACAAATTATAGTTCTTTGGAAACAACAATCAGTGTTGATGAATTAGATATCACTAAGGTAAAAGTTGGTCAGTCAGTAAAAATAACAGCAAGTGCATTTGAGGGTCAAACATTCGATGGGATTGTAACGAAAGTAGCAAATGAAGGCACGTCGACAAATGGCGTTTCAACATTTGATGTAACTGTAAAAATTAAAAATCCAAAAGGTTTGAAAATTGGTATGTCAACTGAAGCAAGTATTTTAATACAAAGTAAAGCAGATACTCTATATGTTCCAGTAGAAGCAGTGTATAAAAATGGAAATGAAAAATATGTACTAGTTGCTTCATCTACAAATGATGCTGGAGAATCTACAAAGAAAGTTACAGTAAAAACTGGTATTTCTAATGATACGAATGTAGAAATTACAAGTGGATTAAGTGAAGGTGAGTCTATTGAAATTCCGAGCGTTCAATCTAGAGGTAATTCTGGTGGATTTATGATGCAAGGTGGCAACTTTCCAGGTGGTGGCTTCCAAGGTGGAGGTAGCTTCGGAGGAAGAACTACTGAAAGAATCCAAACAGGTGGCGGACAAGGAGGTAAATAA